The DNA region CAACGGCGCCGGAAAATCCACGATTCTGAAGATCATGGCGGGGATCGACACCCCGAGCAACGGCGAGGCGAAGCTCAGCCCCGGCTACAGCGTCGGCATCCTCATGCAGGAGCCGGAGCTGGACGAGGACAAGACCGTGCTGGAGAACGTCCAGCAGGGCGTCGGTCCGATCAAGGAGAAGCTCGACCGCTTCAACGAGATCTCGGCGCTGATGGCCGATCCGGATGCCGACTTCGACACGCTGCTGGCCGAGATGGGCACGCTCCAGGAGGCGATCGACGCCGCTGATGCGTGGGATCTGGACTCGCAACTGGAGCAGGCGATGGACGCGCTGCGCACGCCGCCGTCCGAGGCGATCGTCTCGAACCTCTCCGGTGGCGAGAAGCGCCGCGTCGCGCTGTGCAAGCTCCTGCTGCAGAAGCCCGATCTCCTGCTCCTCGACGAGCCCACCAACCACCTCGATGCCGAAAGCGTCCAGTGGCTCGAGCAGCACCTCGCCAAGTACCCCGGCGCCGTGCTGGCCGTCACGCACGACCGGTACTTCCTCGACCACGTCGCGGAATGGATCTGCGAGGTCGACCGCGGCCGGCTCTACCCGTACGAGGGCAACTATTCGACCTACCTCGAGAAGAAGCAGGAACGGCTCCAGGTCCAGGGCAAGAAGGACGCCAAGCTCGCCAAGCGGCTCGCATCCGAGCTGGAATGGGTGCGCAGCAACGCCAAGGGCCGCCAGACCAAGTCCAAGTCGCGTCTGGCACGCTATGAGGAGATGGCCGCGGAGGCGGACCGCACGCGGAAGCTCGATTTCGACGAGATCGTGATCCCGCCCGGGCCGCGCCTGGGACAGCTCGTCCTGGAGGCGAAGAACCTCCAAAAGGGCTTCGACGGCCGCAGCCTCATCGACGGACTGAGCTTCACGCTGCCGCGCAACGGCATCGTCGGCATCATCGGGCCCAACGGCGTCGGCAAGACCACGCTGTTCAAGACGATCGTCGGACTGGAGCCGCTGGACGGCGGGCAGCTCAAGGTCGGCGAGACCGTCGAGATCTCGTACGTGGACCAGACTCGCGGCGGGATCGACCCGAACAAGTCGCTGTGGGAGGTCGTCAGCGACGGCCAGGACTGGATCCAGGTCGGCAAGGTCGAGATCCCGTCGCGCGCGTACGTCTCGCAGTTCGGGTTCAAGGGCCCGGATCAGCAGAAGAAGGCCGGAGTCCTCTCCGGCGGTGAGCGCAACCGCCTCAACCTGGCGCTGACTCTCAAGCAGGGTGGCAACCTGCTGCTGCTCGACGAGCCGACGAACGACCTGGACGTCGAGACGCTCGGCAGCCTGGAGAACGCTCTGCTGGAATTCCCCGGCTGCGCCGTGGTCATCACTCACGACCGGTGGTTCCTGGACCGCATCGCCACGCACATCCTGGCGTACGAGGGCACCGAAGAAGAGCCCGACAAGTGGCACTGGTTCGAGGGGAACTTCGAGGCGTACGAGGAGAACAAGATCCAGCGCCTGGGACCGGATGCGGCCAAGCCGCATCGCTCCACGTACCGCAAGCTCACCCGTGACTGATGAGCCGACCCGGGCAGCGGCATCCGCCCGGCGAATCCACATTGCGATAAACCTGCGCTGGGGCGATCTGGACGCGTTCAATCACGTCAACAACGCCGCGATGCTGAAGCTCCTCGAAGAGGTGCGCATTCGCGCGTTCTGGCGGCCGGGAATCGACGAGGAGGCGCCGCCGACCGCGGTGCTGGACTCCGGGATCGACACCGGTACGCTGACGCTCGTCGCCCGGCAGGAGATCGAGTATCTGCGTCCGGTGCCGTACCAGCGCAATCCGCTGGACGTGCAGCTCTGGTTCGGCAAGGTCGGCGGATCCAGCATCGAGGTCTGCTACGAGGTGTTCAGCCCCGCCACCTCGGCCCAGCAGGAGCTGTACGCCCGTGCCTCGGCCGTCGTCGTGATGGTGGATGCCGCCACGGGCAGACCCGTGCGACTGACCGACGAACAGCGGCAGGCCTGGACGCCCTATCTGGGCGAACCCATCGCGTACGCGCACCGTCGCTGAGGAGCACCGTCGCTGAGGAGCACCGTCGCTGAGGATCAGCGCCCGCCCGAGGACTCGGCCGGAACACGCACCATGATCTCCTGCGCGACGCTGGCGATCAGGGTCCCGTCTCGGGAGTAGATCCGTCCGGTCGCCAGGCCGCGCCCGCCGCGCGCGCTCGGGGACTCCTGCACGTACAGCATCCAGTCATCGGCCAGGCCGGGACGATGCCACCACATGGCGTGATCCAGGCTCGCCACCTTCAGGCCGGGTGTGGCCCAGGCGATGCCGTGAGCGCGCAGGATCGACTCCTGGATCGTCAGGTCGCTGAGATAGGCCAGCACCGCTCGGTGGGTCCTCTGATCGGCGGGAAGCGCCCGCCGTGTCCGGACCCAGACGGCCTGGCGCGGCGCGGGCTCATCCTCCGCGGTGAGATAGATGGACGATGGGATGTGGCGCAGGTCCAGCGGGCGGTCTACGAACAGCCGCCGCGACATCGGATGCACGCCGGCCAGCTGAGCCTCCAGATCGGGAAGATCCTCCGGGGCGGGCAGTCCCTCGGGCATCGGCTCGGCGTGCTCGA from Microbacterium sp. zg-B185 includes:
- the ettA gene encoding energy-dependent translational throttle protein EttA, which encodes MAEYIYSMVRARKAVGDKVILDDVTMAFLPGAKIGVVGPNGAGKSTILKIMAGIDTPSNGEAKLSPGYSVGILMQEPELDEDKTVLENVQQGVGPIKEKLDRFNEISALMADPDADFDTLLAEMGTLQEAIDAADAWDLDSQLEQAMDALRTPPSEAIVSNLSGGEKRRVALCKLLLQKPDLLLLDEPTNHLDAESVQWLEQHLAKYPGAVLAVTHDRYFLDHVAEWICEVDRGRLYPYEGNYSTYLEKKQERLQVQGKKDAKLAKRLASELEWVRSNAKGRQTKSKSRLARYEEMAAEADRTRKLDFDEIVIPPGPRLGQLVLEAKNLQKGFDGRSLIDGLSFTLPRNGIVGIIGPNGVGKTTLFKTIVGLEPLDGGQLKVGETVEISYVDQTRGGIDPNKSLWEVVSDGQDWIQVGKVEIPSRAYVSQFGFKGPDQQKKAGVLSGGERNRLNLALTLKQGGNLLLLDEPTNDLDVETLGSLENALLEFPGCAVVITHDRWFLDRIATHILAYEGTEEEPDKWHWFEGNFEAYEENKIQRLGPDAAKPHRSTYRKLTRD
- a CDS encoding thioesterase family protein, coding for MTDEPTRAAASARRIHIAINLRWGDLDAFNHVNNAAMLKLLEEVRIRAFWRPGIDEEAPPTAVLDSGIDTGTLTLVARQEIEYLRPVPYQRNPLDVQLWFGKVGGSSIEVCYEVFSPATSAQQELYARASAVVVMVDAATGRPVRLTDEQRQAWTPYLGEPIAYAHRR
- a CDS encoding acyl-CoA thioesterase II, whose protein sequence is MLAVLDLSHSGARTTEDIFTGVSQSMPYGRVFGGQVLAQSIVAAERTTPEGRAAHSMHGYFLRPGDASKGITFAVDRIHDGRSFSTRRTQAFQEGVPIFSMIASFQDEGPGVEHAEPMPEGLPAPEDLPDLEAQLAGVHPMSRRLFVDRPLDLRHIPSSIYLTAEDEPAPRQAVWVRTRRALPADQRTHRAVLAYLSDLTIQESILRAHGIAWATPGLKVASLDHAMWWHRPGLADDWMLYVQESPSARGGRGLATGRIYSRDGTLIASVAQEIMVRVPAESSGGR